The sequence TGCAAATCAATTTAAAGAAACAGTTAGGAGTAGGGACAATATCATCTCTTCCTAAATCTTTAAAATCCATTTTTCCACTTTTTTCATATTGTCCAAATGTTTTGCTATCTACTTCAACTTCAAAGAAACCATCATAAAGTTCCATATAGTCAACCATATCAGTAGAATAGTCCTCAACTTCAAGTCCTAAAGCATCAGCTTTAATTCTCATATTTATATCTTTAGTAACTATTATTACTCTTTCATTTGGATGCTCTTTTTTTATTCCCAATGTAACAGAGATAATATGATTATCCATTACATCTTTTCTTAACACTTCTGGTAAAAGTTGCATATCATTTTTTATTTCCACTCTAAAAAATATATCATTCTTTAATTCTACACCTTTAAATAGGCTTCCTTTTTTCCTAATCTCATCTAATACTCTTGATGCCATTCTTGCTTGTATTGCAGTATTTTGATTTCTTTTTAACTTATCTATCTCTTCAATTACATAGATAGGTAAAATAACATCGTTTCCTACAAAATTATAAATACAATAAGGATCATGAATAAGTATATTAGTATCTAACACAAAAATTTTCCTCATAGAATCAGCCCCTTATTAAAGCAATTTTTATGCAAAACTTTTACTTTTATATAATAATGTACTAGATTTTTTTTGATTTTCCTCTTTTTTTCACGCCTATTTTTTCTTCAATATTTCCTTTATTACTTCCATTGCTGCTATTGTTCCCTCTGCAACTGCAACAGTTACCTGTCTTACTACTCCAGATCTTATATCTCCTGCTGCATACATACCTTCAACATTAATTTTTAAATTTTCTTTTGTTACAATAAACCCATGATTATCTAAATCAGCTATTGTTCCATACATCTCAGCTTTACTTTTAGTTCCTAAATATAGAAAAGCAAAGGCTGTAGAATAATTTTTTAACTCTCCATCTACTTTTACATCAACACTTTCTACATACTCATTTCCCTTTATCTCAACAAGTTCAGCATTGTATATTATCTCAACCTTATCTGAATTAGTAAGAGCATCAAATACCTCTTGATTACATTTTAATTCAGAAGCATTTACAAAAATTCTTATCTTTTTAGCAAATTTTGTAAGGAATAATGCCTCTTCAGCAACCTCTTCTCCCTGTCCAAATAGAGAAACTTCCATAAATTTTGTAAAAGCTCCATCACAAGTTGCACAGTAAGAAACCCCATTTCCTAAAAGTTCCTTTTCTCCCTTAATTTTTTTATTATCACTATTTCCAGTTCCAGTAGCAATAATAACTGTTTTACCTCTAAAGTTTCCTTTATCAGTTTTTACAATCTTGTTTTCTTCTGAATATACATCAAAATCTAACACTGTTGCATCTACAAAATTAGCTCCAAATCTCTCTGTTTGCTCTTTCATTAATTTATATAGATCCTTTCCTGAAATTCCCATAGGAAACCCAGGATAGTTGTCTATTTTATGAGCCATTACTAAGCTCCCAGTCTCTTTTTTTTCTATTATTAATGTATTTAGTTTAGCTCTACTTGTA is a genomic window of uncultured Fusobacterium sp. containing:
- a CDS encoding FAD-dependent oxidoreductase; protein product: MVYDVIIVGGGPAGLTAGLYTSRAKLNTLIIEKKETGSLVMAHKIDNYPGFPMGISGKDLYKLMKEQTERFGANFVDATVLDFDVYSEENKIVKTDKGNFRGKTVIIATGTGNSDNKKIKGEKELLGNGVSYCATCDGAFTKFMEVSLFGQGEEVAEEALFLTKFAKKIRIFVNASELKCNQEVFDALTNSDKVEIIYNAELVEIKGNEYVESVDVKVDGELKNYSTAFAFLYLGTKSKAEMYGTIADLDNHGFIVTKENLKINVEGMYAAGDIRSGVVRQVTVAVAEGTIAAMEVIKEILKKK